In Pedosphaera parvula Ellin514, the sequence GCACCATGAACTTAACGGGTGTCAGCAGCTCCGCCACGTTTGTGCTGAACAAAATTGATGCCGCAGCTGATGGTGTGATTTACGGTGGCAATCTCACTACTGCGAGCGGCACGTCACCCTTCATCATTTATCGTTGGTCCAGTGAAGGAACGGCTCCCACAGTCGCTTATTCCGGCGCTCCCGACAGCGGAACAACGGCCCGTTGGGGCGACAGCTTTTCCGTCACGGGGGCAGGTGTGAACACGCGGATTGTGGTTTCCGGTTCCAGTGCGACGAACGCGGTTTTGTTCACCACCAGCGACGGCACAAATTTTATCGCAACCGTGATCAATCCGGCTGCCCCGGTGGCGGCGGGTGAATTTTCACGAGGCCTGCACCTGCTTGGGACCAACACGTTTTACACCAAGAACCCCGGCTTCAATGCGTGTAAACCTTATAACTATAATGTTGCTGCCAACAGCGCTTCGACGAGCAGCGACATTGCGCCGCTGGATACGAGCATGCTCGCTATTTCCGTAGTCACGAATTACAGCCTGATCGCCGGCGTTGTCGACGACAACAGCATCAATACCTCCGGGCATAGCGTGAAAGTTTACGACATCTCAGCGCCGGCTTCGCCAGTGGTTGTTTCGAATTTTAATTTCCTGGCTTTTGGTTCCGGCACGAACAGCAGTAATTCCAACTTTGGCGCAGGGATTGATAGCGATGGCACGCGGATCGTGGCGCTCGACACGCAAAATGGCGTGGTCGCCCTGCAAATCCTGGTGAACAACCCGCCGCCGAGAATTAACGCATTCGCCGTGTTGCCGGCCAATCGCCGGCAATTTCAACTGAACGTTGATCCTGGAACCTTTGTCGTGCAGGGCAGTTCGGATTTCAGCAACTGGCTTGATCTCGTGGTGACTCGCACGAACGGAATTTTCGAAGTGATCGATCCAGTGACAAATTCGCCGACGCGCTTCTATCGCACGAAAAACTAAAAACCTTGGGCTTTCGTTACGCCGCCGGGGGATATAACGACTTTCCCCGACCGCACCGGAGAAGCCAATCTTTTGGTCTCCTGTTTCATGGCTCCTGTCGCGCTTGGTGAAACCGCAAGGGATCGTTGGTGGACCCATCGTCAACAAACTGGAACATGCCATTATTTACGATGCTGGCAAAGTCGCCGCTCGAACTGGCTTTGATATTTGCCTACTGCACTGACCCGTGCAGTTCCGTGCTCCAAAACTTGCTCCCTTGTACCCGCCCAGCGTAATCGCGTGGGATCCGCTGCTGGCTAATCAATGAATTCCATTACAGCCTTGTCCGGTACCAGTTGTTGTACGAACCTTCGGCCAAGGTTTGGCCGGTAAGTGGCCCATAAACATCATTGGTCGACGCCAGCGGTTTGGTGGCGTTGGTCCAGTAATAGGTCGTGCCGTTCATGTGAGTCGATTTGCCGACAAAAGAGTTTTGCCAACCGCTCAAATTCACATTTGAGCAATTAATGCAGGCACTGGACGCCCCTTCCAGGCCGGAGGTTGACAATGATAATTTGCGGCATCACCGCCTCGCACCAATAGCCAAATTCCCTATACGGAGAGGAAGAATGGCCGCGTTTTAATGATGTGAACAGGCGCATGGGCAAGGAATTTGGTCGGCCAGTGGGACCGAACGGTGGAGCAAAGCTGCCATGCCCGAGCGGCATTGTTGGCCAGTTTCCGGCTTTCCCATTCACCCTCGGCATCAAAAAACGAAACCGTCCGCCCCTTTATTGAAAATAGAAGAAGCGGGAGCGATTTCACTCGGTATGTCGATGCCATCCGAGTGTGTGTAACCAAAAATCAAAATGCCCGCTGCATGGGCATGATTGACCAGTGTCGCGGTGAATTCAGGAGAACTATAACCCCCCACTGAAGTCTGCCTCACCCTTGCCGGCCTTGACGATGAGGTAATGAATTCCCAGGCTCTCGTAACACAACATCAGGCTCGTTTCGTTGGTTACACTGGCAAGATTTCCACCGAGGTTATTGGTGGCGGAGCTCATGAAATAATCCCACTCGCCCTTCCCAAGGTTTGCCGGGTCGATGCCGTCATCGCGGAGGACCGCAAATGCGGGCCTGATAACCAGGAACGACACGATCGTTATGGCTGTCAATGTGAACAACCTGCGAGAAAGACATAAGTACTATAACCCCACCTGAATACAATGTTTCTCCATTCGATGGTGGTTGGACTTATGTACAGAGGAAAGGAGGGTCCAAGCGTCACTGCTTGGACCCTCCCTAATCCAGGTCGTCCCATTCTCCCAGCTATTTGGCCTCGGTCGCTGGTTCTGCCATCTGTCGGGTTCTGAAAAAGTTCACCGACGGATTGGATGCTGCAGTATCGCTGAGGTCGATCGTTCCGTTTGTGCTCACCACGGCCCCCAACTCCACCCACTTCACCAGGTCGGATGATCCCTCGATCATGTAAGTAACGCCCGGGGTGCCTGCGATGGTTAAGTGCACCCGCGTGTCTGGCAACACGCTCATCATTTGAACATCTGCCTGATTCTTCTTCGCGATTGTGAGCTCCGCATTGGCACTGGTAATGGAACCTGCCACGTTGCTTATCACCACTGAGTAGCTGCCTGTATCTTTCTTTTTGACCTTTGAAACGGTGTAGCTGCTGGCGGTGGCACCAGGAATTGGCGATCCGTTGAAGCTCCATTGATAACCCATCAGCGCCGTGCCGGTGGCCGTCACACTGAAGGTGACATCGCCGTTTATGATAACAGCCTGGCTTATTGGCTGCTGAGTAATGCTCGGAGGAACATTGACAACCAGACTCACAGTCGAACTTGTCACGCTCCCGGCAACGTTGGATACCACCACAGCGTAACTGCCCGCATTAGTTGTTTGCGCATTCAATACACTGTAGCTGCTGTCGGTAGCGCCAGCGATTGGTAAACCATTGAATCTCCATTGATAGCCCATCGGGGCTGTGCCGGTGGTCGTCACGCTGAAGGTGGCAGTACTGCCCTTGATGATAGTCTGGCTGACCGGCTGCTGCGTAATGCTTGGAGGAATATTGACGGCCAGACTCACAATTGAGCTCACCACGCTTCCGGCAACATTGGATACCACCACGGCGTAACTGCCCGCATTACTTGTCTGCGCATTCAATACACTGTAGCTGCTGTCGGTAGCGCCAGGGATTGGTAACCCGTTAAAGCTCCATTGATAATTCAGCGGCGCCGTGCCCGTGGCAGTCACGCTGAAGGTCGCATTGCCACCAATGGTTACACTCTGGCTGATTGGCTGCTGGTCAATACCAGCCGGAATATTAACAGTCAGACTCACAATTGAGCTCGTCACGCTCCCCGCAACGTTGGATGCCACCAGCCAATACTCGCCTGCCTGGTTGGGTTGCGCATTGGCCAGTGCAAAGCTGCTCTGTGTGGCGTCCGCAATCGGAGCACCTGCGAACCACCACTGGAATGTGGGGGCGGGAGATCCATCGGCAGCCACGGTGAAGGTTGCATTGTTGCCTACAGTAACAATCTGGCTTACAGGCTCCTGTGTAATGCTCGGGGGTATATTGATGGTCAGACTCACAATCGAGCTCGTCACACTTCCGGCAACATTCGCTACCACCACGGCGTAACTGCCTGCATTATTTGTTTGCGCATTCAATACACTGTAGCTGCTATCGGTGGCGGAACTAATCGGTGCCCCGTCAAAAATCCATTGATAACCCATCGGTGCCGTGCCCGTGGCCGTCACGCTGAAGACTGCATTGCTGCCGATCGTAACACTCTGGCTTACTGGCGGCAGGTCGATGCTGGGAGGAATATTGACGGCCAGACTGACAGTCGAGCTCGTTACAGTTCCCGCCACATTGGATACCAACACTGCATAGCTGCCAGCGTTGTTGGTTTGGGCATTCACTATGGTGTAGCTGCTGTCGGTCGCACCAAAGATCGGCGCTCCATTGAAACTCCATTGATAGCCCAACGGCGCTGTGCCGGTGGCCGTCACGCTGAAGGTCGCATTGCTGCCGATCGTGACTCCATGACTTATGGGCTGCTGGGTAATGCTTGGAGGAATATTGACGGCCAGGCTGGCAATCGAGCTCGTTACACTGCCGGCAACATTGGATACCACCACGGCGTAACTGCCCGCATTATCCGTTTGCACATTTACCATGGTCAAGCTGCTATCGGTCGCGCCAGCGATTGGCAACCCATTGAAAGTCCATTGATAACCTAGCGGCGCCGTGCCTGTGGCAGTCACGCTGAAGGTCGCATTGCCACCAAGGGTCACACTCTGGCTGATTGGCTGCTGGGCGATGCCAGCAGGAATATTGACAATTAAACTCACAATCGAGCTCGTTACACTCCCAGCAACGTTGGATGCCACCACCCAGTAATCACCGGCCTGGTTGGGTTGCACATTGACCAGCATATTGGTGCTATCGGTTGCGGTGGCAATGGGAGCACCCGCGAACCACCACTGGAATGTGGGAGCGGGAGCGCCGGTCGCTGCCACGCTGAAGGTGGTATTGCCGCCCATGGTGACAGTCTGGCTCACTGGCTGTTGCGAAATGTCTGGAGGAATATTAACGGTCAGACTCACAATCGAGCTCGTCACACTTCCGGCAACATTCGATACAACCACGGCATAACTGCCTGCATTATTTGTTTGCGCATTCAATACACTGTAGCTGCTGTCGGTGGCGGAACTAATCGGTGCCCCGTCAAAAATCCATTGATAGCCCATCGGTGCCGTGCCCGTGGCCGTCACGCTGAAGACTGCATTGCTGCCAATCGTGACACTCTGGCTTACTGGCGGCAGGTCGATGCTGGGAGGAATATTGACGGCCAGGCTCACAGTCGAGCTCGTTACAGTTCCCGCAACATTGGATACCAACACTGCATAGCTGCCAGCGTTGTTGGTTTGTGCATTCAATATTGTGTAGCTGCTGTCGGTCGCACCAAAGATCGGTGCTCCATTGAAACTCCATTGATAGCCCAACGGCGCTGTGCCGGTGGCTGTCACGCTGAAGGTCGCATTGCCGCCAAGGGTCACACTCTGACTTACTGGCTGCTGGGCGATGCCAGCCGGAATATTAACAGTCAGACTCACAGTCGAGCTCGTTACAGTTCCCGCAACATTGGATACCACCACGGCGTAACTGCCCGCCTTGTTGGTTTGGGCATTCAATATGGTGTAGCTGCTGGCACTGGCACCAATGATTGGCGCTCCATTGAAAGTCCATTGATAACCTAGCGGCGCTGTGCCTGTGGCAGTCACGCTGAAGGTCGCATTGCCACCAAGGGTCACACTCTGACTTACTGGCTGCTGGGCAATACCAGCCGGAATATTAACAGTCAGACTCACAATCGAGCTCGTCACACTCCCGGCAGCATTGGATGCCACCACCCAATAATTGCCTGACTGGTTCGGTTGGGCACTCGCCAGCGCAAACGTGCTATCGGTTGCGTCTGCAATTGGCGCTCCTGCGAACCACCACTGGAATGTGGCAGCCGGAGATCCATCGGCGGCCACGGTGAAAGAGGCAGGATCGCCTGGATTTACGACCAGGCTGACCGGTTGCCCGGTGATGGATGGAGCGGCGTTTAGATTTAGCACTGCATCGGCACTTTGTGTGCTGCCGCCTGGATTGCTCACCAGCACAGTGTAAGTCCCCGCATCCGCGAGCTGCACATTTGAGCGTACATAGGTGGCATTAGTCGCACCGGGAATGTTATTCCCATTGAATTGCCATTGATAGGTCAGTGGCGCGGTCCCTGAAGCTGTCACCGTAAACACCACATTGGTCCCCGGGTTCACAGTCCCTCCCAGTGGCTGGGATGTGATGGTGGGAGGTGCAGGCTGTCCCACGTACACGAACTTGATCGCATCAGCCATGACTTGCAGCCCATTCGCGATGGGGGAAGCGTCGCTAATCTTTACACTGCCGTTTGTTCCCGCCTGGAAGTAAACGGTTGTGAGCGGATTAAATTTGCCACCCGCCACACCACCGCCCACCGCCTGATTCACAAAATTGGTGAGCACACCACCAGAGAAAGTAATTATATGTGGAGTATTCGTTGATCGATTGCTTCCCTGCGGATGGGTTTCAAAAATCTGGTAAAGCCCGGCCTGGATAATTGTTGGCTTGTAAAGCAGAGAATTGGCTCCGGTACCAACTGTGCGGAAACGATAATCGGCACCAAATCGATCCGTTGCAGTGGCATTGGTGCTCCACGCGCCAACGACAGTTGCATTCGTGTTATCAACAATGATATCGGCCACGAAGCCAGCAGGAATATTAACCGTCAAACTCGCATTCGAGCTGGTCACACTTCCGGCAACGTTGGACACCACCACGGCATAAGTCCCTGCGTTATTCGCCTGTGCATTTACTATGGGCAAGCTGCTATTCGTCGCACCAAAGATCGATGCCCCATTGAAAGTCCATTGATAGCTCAGCGGTACCGTGCCGATCGCCACCACACTGAAGATCACATTATCGCCATTCGTGACAATCTGGCTTATCGGCTGCGCGGCAATAGCTGGAGGAGTAGTAACGGTTAAACTCACAATCGAGCTCGTCACACTCCCTGCAGCATTGGATGCCACCACCCAATAATTGCCTGCCTGGTTGGATTGCGCACTCGTCAGCGCAAACGTGCTATCGGTTGCGTCTGCAATTGGCGCTCCTGCGAACCACCACTGGAATGTGGGAGCCGGAGATCCGCTGGCGGCCACGGTGAAAGAGGCAGGATCGCCTGGATTTACGACCAGGCTGACCGGTTGCCCGGTGATGGATGGAGCAGCCGTTACGTTCAGGATGGCATCGATACTTTCTGTACTGCCACCAGGATTGCTTGCCACCACGGTGTAAGTCCCCGCATCCGCCACCTGCACATTCGCGCGCACATGCGTTGCATTGGTGGCACCGGGAATATTATCCCCGTTCAATTGCCATTGATAGGCCAGTGGAGCCAGTCCCGAAGCAGCCGCCGCAAACGTTACACTGGAACCGGGGCTCACAGTCGTTCCAATGGGCTGGGCAGTGATGTTGGGAGGTGCAGGCTGCCCCACGTACACGAACTTGATCGCATCAGCCATGACCTGCAGGCCGTTAGTGCTGGTGAAGGCATCGGTAATCTTTACACTGCCGTTTGTTCCCGCCTGGAAGTAAACGGTTGTGAGCGAATTAAATTTACCACCAACCACACCACCGCCCACCGCCTGATTCACAAAATTGGTGGCCACCCCACCGAAGAAAGTAACTATATGTGGAGTATTCGTTGATCGATTGCTTCCCTGCGGATGGGTTTCGAAAATTTGGTAAAGTCCGGCCTGCGTAATGCTGGGGTTGTAGACCAGAAAATTGGCGCCGGTACCAACGCCACGGGACCGATAATCGGCACCATATCGATCGGTTGAACTTGTCCCGGTGGTCCAGGTGCCAACCACCGCGGCGTTTGTGTTATCAAGAATGATATCGGGCACGAAGCCTGCAATCCTGGTGGTGAAAGTGAAATCTCCCGAATAGGTGACATTGGTGCTGCTGCCAAGTTTCGACCGGACACGGAAGTGATAAAGATTGGTTTGTGTCAGACCGCTAATAATCATTGTGTGGCTGGTCGACAGTATGGAATTAGAACTTGAATTCGAATATGCTGGACCACGACCATAATCCACAATGCTGTCCGCGTTTGAATCAGAAACCCAGGTAATCGTAGCGGAAGTATCGGTAATGTTGGTCGCCTGCACACGATAAACAAACGGAGCAACCGGTTGCTTGTCTCCGATGCTGTTCGTGCGTATGGCATCCCACATTTCTGTAGCATGCAATTCTGAGCGAAAGTAATTAATCGACTTGATACCTGCGGTTATAGGGCTCGCTCCGATTTTTGCGAAATTGCAAAACTCAGTGATTTCCGCCGCCGTCACAGGGTCAGTTCCAGGAGTATAGCCTTGAGCCACTGGAGCAATCGGCTTGATGGCGTTTCGGTTCGTGCCGGTCAGGCTGTTCTGCCAGTTTTGCCATTCCGTTGCCAGATCACTCAAACACTGGGTGGGGGTAATGTCGAAACTCTTCCAATAAGCCTGGGGCATTGCTGCATCAGAATAGATGCCGAATTTGGAGTACGGAAACGTGCTGTGAAAGTGGATATACATTTGCGGAGAATAACCCAGGAACCGGTTGGGAAAGGCAGCCTTGATCGGCTGCAGCAACTGCAATGCAGCAGTGTCGTTATTAGGCAGTATCTGGCTCTCCCATTC encodes:
- a CDS encoding beta strand repeat-containing protein; translation: MTDVKLGGCGSRMRGVLFVLGLLFALATSETRAVVLENGIDPANLGKGDWIYILSNATSQHGGLDGLMAYEKSQGVNYLILKAGDGSDLYPSSASPQFASNVVDSAHAAGLKIFGYTRSFGTNIPGELAIITNAISLGADGYVIDAEQEWESQILPNNDTAALQLLQPIKAAFPNRFLGYSPQMYIHFHSTFPYSKFGIYSDAAMPQAYWKSFDITPTQCLSDLATEWQNWQNSLTGTNRNAIKPIAPVAQGYTPGTDPVTAAEITEFCNFAKIGASPITAGIKSINYFRSELHATEMWDAIRTNSIGDKQPVAPFVYRVQATNITDTSATITWVSDSNADSIVDYGRGPAYSNSSSNSILSTSHTMIISGLTQTNLYHFRVRSKLGSSTNVTYSGDFTFTTRIAGFVPDIILDNTNAAVVGTWTTGTSSTDRYGADYRSRGVGTGANFLVYNPSITQAGLYQIFETHPQGSNRSTNTPHIVTFFGGVATNFVNQAVGGGVVGGKFNSLTTVYFQAGTNGSVKITDAFTSTNGLQVMADAIKFVYVGQPAPPNITAQPIGTTVSPGSSVTFAAAASGLAPLAYQWQLNGDNIPGATNATHVRANVQVADAGTYTVVASNPGGSTESIDAILNVTAAPSITGQPVSLVVNPGDPASFTVAASGSPAPTFQWWFAGAPIADATDSTFALTSAQSNQAGNYWVVASNAAGSVTSSIVSLTVTTPPAIAAQPISQIVTNGDNVIFSVVAIGTVPLSYQWTFNGASIFGATNSSLPIVNAQANNAGTYAVVVSNVAGSVTSSNASLTVNIPAGFVADIIVDNTNATVVGAWSTNATATDRFGADYRFRTVGTGANSLLYKPTIIQAGLYQIFETHPQGSNRSTNTPHIITFSGGVLTNFVNQAVGGGVAGGKFNPLTTVYFQAGTNGSVKISDASPIANGLQVMADAIKFVYVGQPAPPTITSQPLGGTVNPGTNVVFTVTASGTAPLTYQWQFNGNNIPGATNATYVRSNVQLADAGTYTVLVSNPGGSTQSADAVLNLNAAPSITGQPVSLVVNPGDPASFTVAADGSPAATFQWWFAGAPIADATDSTFALASAQPNQSGNYWVVASNAAGSVTSSIVSLTVNIPAGIAQQPVSQSVTLGGNATFSVTATGTAPLGYQWTFNGAPIIGASASSYTILNAQTNKAGSYAVVVSNVAGTVTSSTVSLTVNIPAGIAQQPVSQSVTLGGNATFSVTATGTAPLGYQWSFNGAPIFGATDSSYTILNAQTNNAGSYAVLVSNVAGTVTSSTVSLAVNIPPSIDLPPVSQSVTIGSNAVFSVTATGTAPMGYQWIFDGAPISSATDSSYSVLNAQTNNAGSYAVVVSNVAGSVTSSIVSLTVNIPPDISQQPVSQTVTMGGNTTFSVAATGAPAPTFQWWFAGAPIATATDSTNMLVNVQPNQAGDYWVVASNVAGSVTSSIVSLIVNIPAGIAQQPISQSVTLGGNATFSVTATGTAPLGYQWTFNGLPIAGATDSSLTMVNVQTDNAGSYAVVVSNVAGSVTSSIASLAVNIPPSITQQPISHGVTIGSNATFSVTATGTAPLGYQWSFNGAPIFGATDSSYTIVNAQTNNAGSYAVLVSNVAGTVTSSTVSLAVNIPPSIDLPPVSQSVTIGSNAVFSVTATGTAPMGYQWIFDGAPISSATDSSYSVLNAQTNNAGSYAVVVANVAGSVTSSIVSLTINIPPSITQEPVSQIVTVGNNATFTVAADGSPAPTFQWWFAGAPIADATQSSFALANAQPNQAGEYWLVASNVAGSVTSSIVSLTVNIPAGIDQQPISQSVTIGGNATFSVTATGTAPLNYQWSFNGLPIPGATDSSYSVLNAQTSNAGSYAVVVSNVAGSVVSSIVSLAVNIPPSITQQPVSQTIIKGSTATFSVTTTGTAPMGYQWRFNGLPIAGATDSSYSVLNAQTTNAGSYAVVVSNVAGSVTSSTVSLVVNVPPSITQQPISQAVIINGDVTFSVTATGTALMGYQWSFNGSPIPGATASSYTVSKVKKKDTGSYSVVISNVAGSITSANAELTIAKKNQADVQMMSVLPDTRVHLTIAGTPGVTYMIEGSSDLVKWVELGAVVSTNGTIDLSDTAASNPSVNFFRTRQMAEPATEAK